One Punica granatum isolate Tunisia-2019 chromosome 3, ASM765513v2, whole genome shotgun sequence genomic window carries:
- the LOC116201802 gene encoding ubiquitin-conjugating enzyme E2 variant 1A-like: MCSEGSRVVVPRNFRLLEELERGEKGIGDGTVSYGMDDADDIYMQSWTGTIIGPPNTVHEGRIYQLKLFCGKDYPDNPPTVRFQTRINMTCVNQDTGMVEPGLFPMLGNWQREYTMEHILLQLKKEMLSPQNRKLAQPPEGNEEARGDQKGLMPRCCIM, encoded by the exons TTCCAAGGAATTTTAGATTACTTGAAGAACTTGAAAGAGGAGAAAAAGGTATTGGAGATGGAACTGTCAGCTATGGAATGGATGACGCTGATGATATCTATATGCAGTCATGGACGGGGACTATCATCGGTCCTCCTAAT ACTGTTCATGAAGGGCGCATATATCAGCTGAAGTTGTTTTGCGGCAAGGACTATCCCGATAATCCGCCAACTGTGAGATTCCAGACTCGTATAAACATGACTTGCGTCAATCAAGACACTGGAATG GTTGAGCCAGGTCTCTTCCCAATGCTCGGTAATTGGCAAAGGGAGTACACGATGGAACACATATTATTACAGTTGAAGAAGGAAATGCTGTCCCCGCAGAATCGGAAACTGGCTCAACCTCCTGAAG GGAatgaagaggcacgaggggaTCAGAAGGGGCTAATGCCCAGGTGTTGTATCATGTGA